The following are encoded in a window of Ferribacterium limneticum genomic DNA:
- a CDS encoding D-amino acid dehydrogenase, which yields MRVLVLGAGVVGTTSAWYLARAGHQVTVIDRQPAVADETSFANGGQISVSHAEPWANPQVLSHLVKWLGREDAPLLWRWRADPAQLEWGLRFLGECLPGRTRRNIAAIVAMALYSRSRLQALRQELALEYDHLERGILHIYTDRKEFSAAVEAAQLMRQFGLDRLTVDTEKCLKIEPALAGAKALLVGGDYTRSDETGDAKKFTCALAERATDLGVDFRFGTAIERIAAGGSQIAGVVAQGRNGAELLTADAYVVALSSYSPQLLKPLGIRLPVYPAKGYSATLTLAEDSVAPMVSVTDDECKLVFSRLGNRLRIAGTAEFTGFNLDLNPVRCQALITRTRQLFPELKTLGEPEFWCGLRPATPSNVPIIGRTRYGNLWLNTGHGTLGWTMACGSAAALADLMSGAQPEPDFPFVKC from the coding sequence TTGAGAGTGCTGGTGCTGGGGGCCGGCGTTGTCGGTACAACGAGCGCGTGGTATCTCGCTCGTGCCGGCCATCAGGTGACGGTCATTGACCGCCAGCCGGCGGTCGCTGATGAAACTAGCTTTGCCAACGGCGGGCAGATTTCCGTTTCTCACGCCGAGCCGTGGGCCAATCCGCAGGTTCTGAGCCACCTTGTGAAATGGCTGGGGCGCGAAGATGCACCCTTGCTCTGGCGCTGGCGAGCCGATCCGGCGCAACTGGAATGGGGCCTGCGCTTTCTTGGCGAATGCCTGCCTGGCCGGACCCGGCGCAACATTGCGGCGATTGTCGCGATGGCGCTGTACAGCCGCAGCCGCTTGCAGGCGCTGCGTCAGGAATTGGCGCTGGAATACGATCACCTCGAGCGCGGCATCCTGCACATTTACACCGATCGCAAAGAGTTTTCGGCGGCGGTCGAGGCGGCGCAGCTGATGCGTCAGTTCGGGCTGGATCGTCTCACGGTCGACACCGAAAAATGCCTGAAAATAGAACCGGCGCTGGCCGGCGCCAAGGCGCTGCTGGTCGGCGGTGACTACACGCGTTCCGACGAAACCGGCGACGCCAAGAAATTTACCTGTGCCCTGGCCGAGCGGGCAACGGACCTCGGCGTCGATTTTCGCTTCGGCACGGCCATCGAGCGCATTGCTGCCGGCGGTAGCCAGATCGCCGGCGTCGTCGCCCAGGGCCGGAACGGGGCTGAGTTGCTGACAGCTGACGCCTATGTGGTCGCGCTGAGCAGCTATTCGCCGCAGTTGCTCAAGCCGCTGGGCATCCGCCTGCCGGTCTATCCGGCCAAGGGCTATTCGGCGACGCTGACGCTGGCTGAAGATAGCGTGGCGCCGATGGTCAGCGTCACGGACGACGAGTGCAAGCTGGTCTTTTCCCGTCTCGGCAACCGCCTGCGCATCGCCGGTACGGCCGAGTTCACCGGCTTCAATCTCGATCTCAATCCGGTGCGTTGCCAGGCGTTGATCACGCGCACCCGCCAGCTTTTTCCCGAACTCAAAACGCTCGGCGAACCGGAGTTCTGGTGCGGCCTGCGCCCGGCCACGCCGTCGAACGTGCCGATCATCGGCCGGACGCGCTACGGCAACCTGTGGCTCAACACCGGCCACGGTACGCTGGGCTGGACGATGGCCTGCGGCTCGGCGGCCGCCCTGGCCGACCTGATGAGCGGCGCCCAGCCCGAACCGGATTTCCCCTTCGTCAAATGCTGA
- a CDS encoding RelA/SpoT family protein, protein MDSVPSPLPPVEEEPAYRVFLDSLDYLSPAELEKIKAAYAYAAKAHASQRRMSGEAYITHPLAVAGAVVEWRMDVDAIAAALLHDVLEDTGTTKHELAEKFGKEVAELVDGLSKLDKMEFASYQEAQAENFRKMLMAMARDLRVVLIKLADRQHNLATMSAMRADKRARIARETLEIYAPIALRLGLNKLYRELQDTSFRLIHPHRAEVLTKALTTAHGNRKELLTRILDGINDKLAHAGLKAEVFGREKSLYSIFRKMKDKHLSFSQVLDIYGFRVVVDNVPTCYLALGALHSLFKPVPGKFKDYIAIPKANGYQSLHTTLIGPYGTPVEVQIRTREMHNVAQEGVAAHWLYKDMDESSADLQIKTHKWLQSLLEMQTSDSAEFFENVKIDLFPDEVYVFTPKGKIMAMPRGATVVDFAYAVHTDVGHHCSAARVNHELAPLRTDLRNGDLVEIITSPQASPNPVWLTYVKTGRARSKIRHFLRTMQNEESARLGERLLRQELLSLGVVPISIPTAAWEQMVKSGGQKNIEEVYTEIGLGKRLPSVVARRLLAREDMAHDVPNGMALAIHGTEGMAIQLARCCQPIPGDPIIGSIRKGSGLIIHTHDCATIRKSRSSEPQKWIDVEWEPEEGKLFDIRINVEVKNARGVLAQVASAIAEAGSNIEHVSMDADPERLFTSLRFTIQVAHRNHLAAVMRGMRHIPEVTRITRERGGDT, encoded by the coding sequence ATGGATTCCGTGCCGTCGCCTCTGCCGCCTGTTGAAGAGGAACCCGCCTACCGGGTTTTCCTCGATAGTCTCGATTACCTTTCCCCGGCTGAACTAGAGAAAATCAAGGCTGCGTATGCCTACGCAGCCAAGGCGCACGCCAGTCAGCGGCGCATGTCGGGCGAGGCCTACATCACGCATCCGCTGGCCGTGGCCGGCGCTGTCGTCGAGTGGCGGATGGATGTCGACGCGATTGCCGCGGCGCTGCTTCACGATGTGCTCGAAGATACCGGGACGACCAAGCACGAGCTGGCCGAGAAATTCGGCAAGGAAGTCGCCGAGCTGGTCGATGGCCTGTCCAAGCTCGACAAGATGGAATTCGCCTCCTACCAGGAGGCGCAAGCCGAGAATTTCCGCAAGATGCTGATGGCCATGGCGCGCGATTTGCGCGTCGTGCTCATCAAGCTCGCTGACCGCCAGCACAATCTGGCGACGATGTCGGCCATGCGCGCCGACAAACGCGCCCGGATCGCTCGTGAAACGCTTGAGATCTATGCGCCCATAGCCTTGCGGCTGGGTCTCAACAAGCTCTACCGCGAGTTGCAGGATACCTCGTTCCGGCTGATTCACCCGCATCGCGCCGAGGTGCTGACCAAGGCGCTGACCACCGCGCACGGCAACCGTAAGGAACTGCTCACCCGGATTCTCGACGGCATCAACGACAAGCTGGCGCATGCCGGCCTGAAGGCCGAGGTGTTCGGTCGCGAGAAGAGCCTGTACTCGATCTTCCGCAAGATGAAGGACAAGCACCTGTCGTTTTCGCAGGTGCTCGACATCTACGGTTTCCGCGTCGTCGTCGACAATGTGCCGACCTGCTATCTGGCGCTCGGTGCCCTGCACAGCCTGTTCAAGCCGGTACCCGGCAAGTTCAAGGACTACATCGCGATTCCCAAGGCCAACGGCTATCAGTCGTTGCACACGACGCTGATCGGCCCCTATGGCACGCCGGTCGAAGTGCAGATCCGCACGCGCGAAATGCACAATGTCGCCCAGGAAGGTGTCGCCGCTCACTGGCTGTACAAGGACATGGACGAGTCCAGCGCCGATCTGCAGATCAAGACGCACAAGTGGCTGCAATCGCTGCTTGAAATGCAGACCAGCGACTCGGCCGAGTTCTTCGAAAACGTCAAGATCGACCTCTTCCCGGACGAGGTGTACGTCTTCACGCCGAAGGGCAAGATCATGGCCATGCCGCGCGGCGCGACAGTGGTCGACTTCGCCTACGCGGTGCACACTGACGTCGGCCACCACTGCTCGGCGGCTCGGGTCAATCACGAGCTGGCACCGCTGCGCACCGATCTGCGCAACGGCGACCTGGTCGAGATCATCACCTCGCCGCAGGCTAGCCCAAACCCGGTGTGGCTGACCTACGTCAAGACCGGTCGGGCCCGGAGCAAGATTCGCCATTTCCTGCGCACCATGCAGAACGAGGAGTCGGCACGCCTCGGCGAGCGCCTGCTGCGCCAGGAATTGCTGTCGCTCGGCGTCGTGCCGATTTCGATCCCGACGGCGGCCTGGGAGCAGATGGTCAAGTCGGGGGGGCAGAAGAATATCGAAGAGGTCTATACCGAAATCGGTCTCGGCAAGCGTCTGCCTTCGGTCGTCGCCCGTCGTCTGCTGGCCCGCGAAGACATGGCGCACGATGTCCCGAACGGCATGGCGCTGGCCATCCATGGCACCGAAGGCATGGCCATCCAGCTGGCGCGCTGCTGCCAGCCGATTCCTGGCGATCCGATCATCGGCTCGATCCGCAAGGGCAGTGGCCTGATCATTCACACGCACGACTGCGCGACGATCCGCAAGTCGCGTTCTTCCGAGCCACAGAAGTGGATTGATGTCGAATGGGAGCCGGAAGAAGGCAAGCTGTTCGATATCCGCATCAACGTCGAGGTCAAGAATGCACGCGGCGTGCTGGCCCAGGTTGCGTCAGCCATTGCCGAAGCCGGTTCGAACATCGAGCATGTTTCTATGGACGCCGACCCGGAACGCCTGTTTACCTCGCTGCGCTTCACCATCCAGGTCGCCCATCGCAACCATCTGGCGGCGGTCATGCGCGGCATGCGCCACATCCCGGAAGTCACCCGCATTACCCGTGAAAGGGGAGGCGACACTTGA
- the rpoZ gene encoding DNA-directed RNA polymerase subunit omega, which yields MARVTVDDCLKRIPNRFMMTLAAAHRARQLANGATPLVDGEKHKPTVVALKEMGAGKIGLEVLNRGQS from the coding sequence ATGGCTCGCGTTACCGTTGATGACTGTCTGAAAAGAATTCCCAATCGCTTCATGATGACTCTGGCTGCCGCCCACCGCGCCCGTCAGCTGGCCAATGGTGCGACACCGCTGGTCGACGGTGAAAAACACAAGCCGACCGTTGTTGCGCTCAAGGAAATGGGCGCTGGCAAGATCGGTCTGGAAGTGCTTAACCGCGGCCAGTCCTGA
- the gmk gene encoding guanylate kinase: MAGNLYVVAAPSGAGKTTLVRLLLEQEKTVQLSISYTTRAPRPGEENGREYHFVDATEFQAMIARQEFLEWAEVHGNFYGTSKKWIADQLAVDRDVLLEIDWQGAQQVRALFPQAIGVFILPPSMEELTRRLTGRGTDSADVISRRLAAAQAEMRHVGEFDYVIINDQLAQALDDLRAVVRASRLSFGAQRARHAALFQRMI; this comes from the coding sequence ATGGCCGGAAATCTTTATGTGGTGGCCGCACCGTCCGGTGCCGGCAAGACGACGCTGGTTCGACTGCTCCTTGAGCAGGAAAAAACAGTCCAGCTTTCCATCTCCTACACCACGCGGGCGCCGCGCCCCGGTGAGGAAAACGGGCGCGAATATCACTTCGTCGATGCCACCGAATTCCAGGCCATGATCGCCCGCCAGGAGTTTCTCGAATGGGCCGAAGTACACGGCAATTTCTATGGCACCTCGAAGAAATGGATCGCCGACCAGCTGGCGGTGGATCGCGATGTCCTGCTCGAGATCGACTGGCAGGGCGCCCAGCAGGTGCGGGCCTTGTTTCCGCAGGCGATTGGCGTCTTCATTCTGCCGCCGTCGATGGAAGAACTGACCCGCCGTCTGACCGGTCGCGGCACCGACAGTGCCGACGTCATTTCCCGCCGTCTTGCCGCTGCGCAGGCCGAAATGCGCCATGTCGGGGAATTCGACTATGTTATTATTAACGACCAGTTGGCTCAGGCTCTGGATGATTTGCGTGCTGTTGTACGCGCCTCCCGTCTGAGCTTTGGGGCCCAGCGTGCCCGGCACGCCGCCCTGTTTCAAAGAATGATCTGA
- a CDS encoding YicC/YloC family endoribonuclease yields MICSMTGYAVKTRDLEHGTLQLELKSVNSRYLDFHFRVAEDLRALEIPLREVLAARINRGKVECRLSFNAAAARADQLKINGELLATLKSLNERVRGEMPEAMSLSVNETLRWPGMFGEQNVDFAALSPEVMALARDALVDFTATRGREGDKLAETIIDRVNAMRDIVRRVAPRIPEAQAIYTEKLRQRLTEALGGASDDRVLQEVAVFATRIDVAEELARLTTHLDEVERVLKQGGACGKRLDFLMQELNREANTLGSKSAITEVSQASMELKLLIEQMREQIQNLE; encoded by the coding sequence ATGATTTGTAGTATGACCGGTTATGCCGTTAAAACACGTGATTTAGAGCACGGAACGCTGCAACTCGAGCTAAAAAGCGTTAATTCACGCTATCTTGATTTTCATTTTCGCGTTGCCGAAGATCTCCGCGCGCTGGAAATTCCGCTGCGCGAAGTGCTCGCCGCCCGCATCAATCGCGGCAAGGTCGAGTGCCGTCTCTCCTTCAACGCGGCGGCTGCCCGGGCCGACCAGCTCAAAATCAATGGCGAACTGCTAGCCACGCTCAAGTCGCTGAACGAGCGCGTGCGCGGCGAGATGCCCGAGGCGATGTCGTTGTCGGTCAACGAAACCCTGCGCTGGCCAGGCATGTTCGGTGAACAGAACGTCGACTTCGCTGCCCTGAGCCCCGAAGTCATGGCCCTGGCGCGCGACGCGCTGGTCGATTTCACGGCAACCCGCGGCCGCGAAGGTGACAAGCTGGCTGAAACCATCATCGACCGCGTCAACGCCATGCGTGACATCGTCCGCCGCGTCGCGCCGCGTATTCCCGAGGCGCAGGCCATCTACACCGAAAAGCTGCGCCAACGCCTGACCGAAGCTCTGGGTGGTGCCAGCGACGATCGCGTGCTGCAGGAAGTCGCCGTCTTCGCAACGCGCATCGATGTCGCCGAAGAGCTGGCCCGCCTGACCACCCACCTCGATGAAGTCGAGCGCGTGCTCAAGCAGGGCGGCGCCTGTGGCAAGCGCCTCGATTTCCTGATGCAGGAACTCAATCGCGAAGCCAATACGCTCGGCTCGAAATCGGCGATCACCGAGGTGTCGCAGGCCTCGATGGAGCTCAAACTGCTCATCGAGCAAATGCGCGAGCAGATCCAGAACCTGGAGTAA
- a CDS encoding serine/threonine protein kinase has translation MAQQANQPLPNGHLLEEYTIDRQLSLGGFSIVYLATDTAGRQVAIKEYLPNSLALRTRGDINPVITAEHLGAFRYGMKCFFEEGRALARLSHPNVIRVLNFFRANDTVYMVMEYEHGRTLQEFIQKHQGHISERFMRGVFTRMLNGLREVHSNKLLHLDLKPSNIYLRGDNTPVLIDFGAARQTLITDQPILKPMYTPGFASPEHYGSRKDLGPWSDIYSVGASMYACLAGSAPQAADARMKKDTLAPAMMRWDGQFSDRLLEIIDWCLNLNHLYRPQSVFALQKALVETVTPPRPKPSPSWINRFVDILRKPMQ, from the coding sequence ATGGCGCAACAAGCCAATCAGCCGTTACCCAACGGCCACCTGCTAGAAGAGTACACAATAGACCGCCAGCTTTCGCTCGGCGGCTTTTCTATTGTCTATCTGGCGACCGACACGGCCGGCCGGCAGGTGGCCATCAAGGAATACCTGCCCAACAGCCTGGCCCTGCGCACCCGCGGGGATATCAATCCGGTCATCACGGCCGAACATCTGGGCGCCTTCCGCTATGGCATGAAGTGTTTTTTCGAGGAAGGCCGCGCCCTGGCCCGCCTGTCGCACCCCAACGTGATCCGCGTTTTGAACTTTTTTCGCGCCAACGACACGGTGTATATGGTCATGGAGTACGAACACGGCCGGACGCTGCAGGAGTTCATCCAGAAGCATCAGGGGCACATATCCGAGCGCTTCATGCGCGGCGTGTTCACCCGCATGCTCAACGGCCTGCGCGAGGTACATTCGAACAAGCTGCTGCATCTCGATCTCAAGCCCTCGAACATTTATTTGCGCGGCGACAACACGCCGGTTCTCATCGACTTCGGCGCCGCCCGCCAGACGCTGATCACCGACCAGCCTATCCTCAAGCCGATGTACACCCCCGGCTTCGCCTCGCCCGAGCATTACGGCTCGCGCAAGGATCTCGGGCCGTGGAGCGACATTTACAGCGTTGGCGCCTCGATGTATGCCTGCCTGGCCGGCAGCGCGCCGCAAGCCGCCGATGCGCGCATGAAGAAGGACACCCTGGCGCCGGCCATGATGCGCTGGGACGGCCAGTTTTCCGACCGGCTGCTTGAGATCATCGACTGGTGCCTCAACCTCAACCATCTTTACCGTCCGCAAAGCGTTTTTGCCTTGCAAAAAGCGCTCGTCGAGACCGTCACCCCTCCCCGCCCGAAACCGTCGCCGAGCTGGATTAACCGTTTCGTCGATATTCTCAGGAAGCCGATGCAATGA
- a CDS encoding PP2C family protein-serine/threonine phosphatase, with translation MRFTIYQESRQGGRANNEDRTTYCYSRDALLMVVADGMGGHHYGEIAAQIAVQTLADAFQREARPVLGDPFRFLQKGMTNAHHAILDYTARHRLKDTPRTTCVACIVQDNVAYWAHAGDSRLYLIRDGKVITQTKDHSRIRLLVEEGMITEAQAVFHPDRNKIYSCLGSPHPPEIEFSRKTPLDHGDVILLSTDGLWGEMPGEMMAAALKGSNLLQTVPMLLNQAELKGGAHGDNLSVVAVRWEDAYVETASSAISTQTMTQDEVTTRLDEFGRNPTYKSDLSDDEIELAIEEIRSAIDKYNPKK, from the coding sequence ATGAGATTCACCATTTATCAGGAAAGCCGTCAGGGCGGCCGCGCCAACAATGAGGACCGGACGACCTATTGCTACTCGCGCGACGCCCTGTTGATGGTCGTTGCCGACGGCATGGGCGGCCATCACTACGGCGAAATCGCCGCCCAGATCGCTGTTCAGACGCTGGCCGATGCTTTCCAGCGCGAGGCGCGTCCGGTGCTCGGCGACCCCTTCCGCTTTCTGCAAAAGGGCATGACCAACGCCCACCATGCCATTCTCGACTACACCGCCCGCCATCGCCTGAAAGATACGCCGCGCACCACCTGCGTCGCCTGTATCGTCCAGGACAACGTCGCCTACTGGGCGCACGCCGGCGATTCGCGGCTCTATCTGATCCGCGACGGCAAGGTCATCACCCAGACCAAGGATCATTCGCGCATCCGCCTGCTCGTCGAAGAAGGCATGATCACCGAGGCGCAAGCCGTGTTTCATCCGGACCGCAACAAGATTTACAGTTGCCTGGGCAGCCCGCATCCGCCGGAAATCGAGTTTTCGCGCAAGACGCCGCTCGACCACGGCGACGTCATCCTGCTCAGCACCGACGGCCTGTGGGGTGAAATGCCCGGCGAGATGATGGCCGCCGCCCTGAAGGGCTCCAATCTGCTGCAAACCGTGCCGATGCTGCTCAACCAGGCCGAACTGAAGGGCGGCGCCCACGGCGACAACCTGTCCGTCGTCGCCGTGCGCTGGGAGGACGCCTACGTCGAGACGGCGAGCAGCGCCATTTCGACCCAGACGATGACCCAGGACGAAGTCACCACGCGCCTCGACGAATTCGGCCGCAACCCGACCTACAAGAGCGACCTCAGCGACGACGAAATCGAGCTGGCGATCGAGGAAATCCGCTCCGCCATCGACAAATACAACCCGAAAAAATAA
- the rph gene encoding ribonuclease PH gives MRPSQRQPDQLRTVKITRNFTRHAEGSVLIEMGDTRVLCTASVEESLPPFLRGKGQGWVTAEYGMLPRATHTRSSREAAKGKQTGRTQEIQRLIGRSLRAITDLKALGERQITLDCDVLQADGGTRCASITGAWVALYEACEGLVKAGKLPANPVRDHVAAISVGIYKGAPVLDLDYPEDSDCDTDMNVVMTGNGGIVEIQGTAEGEPFSREQMSVLVDLATMGIRQLTAAQQSALAA, from the coding sequence ATGCGCCCCAGCCAACGCCAGCCGGACCAGCTCCGCACCGTCAAGATCACCCGCAATTTCACGCGCCACGCCGAAGGCTCGGTGCTCATCGAGATGGGCGACACCCGCGTGCTGTGCACGGCCAGCGTCGAGGAAAGCTTGCCGCCCTTCCTGCGCGGCAAGGGCCAGGGCTGGGTGACGGCCGAGTACGGCATGCTGCCGCGCGCCACGCACACCCGCTCGTCACGTGAAGCGGCCAAGGGCAAGCAGACCGGTCGGACACAGGAAATCCAGCGCCTGATCGGCCGCAGCCTGCGCGCCATAACCGACCTCAAGGCGCTGGGCGAACGCCAGATCACGCTCGACTGCGACGTCCTGCAGGCCGACGGCGGAACCCGCTGCGCCTCGATCACCGGCGCCTGGGTCGCCCTCTACGAAGCCTGCGAAGGGCTGGTCAAGGCCGGCAAGCTGCCGGCCAACCCGGTGCGCGACCACGTTGCCGCCATTTCGGTCGGCATCTACAAGGGTGCCCCGGTCCTCGACCTCGACTACCCGGAAGACTCCGACTGCGATACCGACATGAACGTTGTGATGACCGGCAACGGCGGCATTGTCGAAATCCAGGGCACGGCCGAAGGCGAACCGTTCAGCCGTGAGCAGATGAGCGTGCTCGTCGACCTCGCGACGATGGGCATTCGCCAGCTTACCGCCGCCCAGCAAAGCGCCCTCGCTGCGTGA
- the rdgB gene encoding RdgB/HAM1 family non-canonical purine NTP pyrophosphatase, with protein sequence MKKLVLASNNAKKMKELNALLAPLGFEVIPQGQLGIPEAEEPHCTFVENALAKARHAAEASGLPALADDSGLCVAALGGAPGVYSARYAGEPKSDARNNEKLLADLASQSDRRAHFACVLVLVRSADDPQPIIAEGEWHGTILDAQRGADGFGYDPLFYIPTHCQTAAELDGAIKNQLSHRGQAMQKLISRLPTL encoded by the coding sequence ATGAAAAAGCTCGTCCTGGCCTCGAACAACGCCAAGAAAATGAAGGAGCTCAACGCGCTGCTGGCGCCGCTTGGCTTCGAAGTCATTCCGCAAGGCCAGCTGGGCATTCCGGAAGCCGAAGAGCCGCATTGCACCTTCGTTGAAAACGCGCTGGCCAAGGCTCGGCACGCCGCGGAAGCCTCCGGCCTGCCAGCGCTGGCTGACGATTCGGGCCTGTGCGTTGCCGCGCTCGGCGGCGCCCCCGGCGTCTATTCCGCCCGCTATGCCGGCGAACCGAAATCGGATGCCCGCAACAACGAAAAACTGCTCGCCGACCTCGCCAGCCAGAGCGACCGGCGCGCCCATTTCGCCTGCGTGCTGGTCCTCGTCCGTTCGGCCGACGATCCGCAGCCGATCATCGCCGAAGGCGAGTGGCACGGCACCATCCTCGACGCCCAGCGCGGCGCCGACGGTTTCGGCTACGATCCGCTGTTCTACATCCCGACGCATTGCCAGACCGCAGCCGAACTCGATGGCGCGATCAAGAACCAGTTATCGCATCGCGGCCAGGCCATGCAAAAACTGATCTCGCGCCTGCCGACGCTGTAA
- the hemW gene encoding radical SAM family heme chaperone HemW, producing MARTIPIFSQNSRSTVTNLEFRVSPPLALYVHVPWCVQKCPYCDFNSHEANGTIPEREYVDALIADLQSALPLIWGRPVVSVFFGGGTPSLLSPAAIDELIAAFRALAMLAPDAEITLEANPGTVEAEKFAGFRSAGVNRLSLGIQSFNDEHLKALGRIHGAAEARRAAQLAGEHFDSFNLDLMYGLPGQTHEQALADVETALSFSPSHLSCYQLTLEPNTRFAAFPPELPESDICADMQESIEARLATAGFSNYETSAFARQGKQCKHNLNYWYFGDYLGIGAGAHSKLTLHDRVLRQMRWKHPKAYLDNIRSGNAIQDETQVEAKSLPFEFMMNALRLADGFHPSLFEARTAQPLIGIQSELKAAEADGLLVVGPEKIAPTAKGRRFLNVLLERFL from the coding sequence GTGGCACGCACGATTCCCATTTTTAGCCAAAATTCCCGGTCGACCGTAACAAACCTGGAATTCCGCGTTTCCCCGCCGCTGGCGCTTTACGTCCATGTGCCATGGTGCGTCCAGAAGTGCCCGTACTGCGATTTCAACTCGCACGAGGCGAACGGCACGATTCCCGAACGTGAGTACGTCGATGCATTGATCGCCGATCTGCAATCCGCCCTGCCGCTGATCTGGGGCCGGCCGGTAGTCAGCGTCTTCTTCGGCGGCGGCACGCCCAGCCTGTTGTCGCCGGCAGCCATCGACGAACTGATCGCCGCCTTCCGGGCGCTCGCCATGCTGGCGCCGGATGCCGAGATCACGCTTGAAGCCAACCCAGGCACGGTCGAGGCGGAGAAGTTCGCCGGCTTCCGTTCGGCCGGTGTCAACCGGTTATCGCTCGGCATTCAGAGCTTCAACGACGAGCATCTGAAGGCCCTCGGCCGCATCCACGGCGCCGCCGAAGCCAGACGCGCGGCGCAACTGGCCGGCGAGCATTTCGACTCTTTCAATCTCGACCTGATGTACGGTCTGCCGGGCCAGACGCATGAGCAAGCGCTCGCTGATGTCGAAACCGCGCTATCGTTCTCACCTTCGCATCTCTCCTGCTACCAGCTGACGCTGGAGCCGAACACCCGCTTCGCCGCCTTTCCACCGGAACTGCCCGAAAGCGACATCTGCGCCGACATGCAGGAGAGCATCGAGGCCCGTCTGGCCACCGCCGGTTTCAGCAATTACGAAACCTCGGCCTTTGCCCGGCAAGGCAAGCAGTGCAAGCACAACCTCAATTACTGGTATTTCGGCGACTATCTCGGCATCGGAGCCGGCGCCCACTCCAAGCTGACCCTGCACGACCGCGTGCTGCGCCAGATGCGCTGGAAACACCCGAAGGCTTACCTCGACAATATCCGTAGCGGCAACGCCATTCAGGACGAAACGCAGGTCGAGGCCAAGAGCCTGCCCTTCGAGTTCATGATGAACGCGCTACGCCTGGCTGACGGCTTTCACCCCTCGTTGTTCGAGGCGCGCACGGCCCAGCCATTGATCGGCATCCAGTCGGAACTGAAGGCGGCCGAGGCCGATGGCCTGCTCGTCGTCGGCCCGGAAAAAATTGCGCCGACCGCGAAGGGCCGGCGTTTTCTCAACGTTCTGCTCGAACGCTTTTTGTAA